In Arthrobacter sp. CDRTa11, one DNA window encodes the following:
- a CDS encoding NAD-dependent succinate-semialdehyde dehydrogenase, whose amino-acid sequence MTVTAPPAVTSKRESELLASVPTGLLINGEWRPAASGKTFNVEDPATGKVLLSIADAGPEDGRAALDAAAAAQESWAKVPPRERGEILRRAFDLVTERAEDFALLMTMEMGKPLAEARGEVTYGSEFLRWFSEEAVRAFGRYSVSPDGKSRLLVTKKPVGPCLLITPWNFPLAMATRKIAPAVAAGCTMVLKSANLTPLTSQLFAAVMQEAGLPAGVLNVIPTSTAGATTGPLIKDQRLRKLSFTGSTEVGRRLLADASETVLRTSMELGGNAPFVVFEDADLDAAVAGAMLAKLRNMGEACTAANRFIVHESVAEEFAEKFAAKMAEMTTARGTEAESKVGPLIDAKSRDKVHELVSDAVASGARAVLGGAPVEGPGYFYQPTILTGVTEGSRILSEEIFGPVAPITTFGTEAEAVRLANNTEYGLVAYVFTKDLNRGIRMGEKLETGMLGLNAGVISNAAAPFGGVKQSGLGREGGLEGIEEYLYTQYIGIADPYAG is encoded by the coding sequence GTGACTGTCACTGCACCGCCAGCTGTTACCTCAAAGCGCGAGAGCGAGTTGCTGGCCTCTGTTCCCACTGGCCTGCTCATCAATGGTGAATGGCGGCCCGCCGCTTCCGGGAAGACTTTCAACGTGGAGGATCCTGCCACCGGCAAGGTCCTGTTGAGCATTGCCGACGCCGGTCCCGAGGACGGCAGGGCAGCCCTGGATGCTGCCGCTGCCGCGCAGGAATCCTGGGCGAAGGTTCCGCCACGTGAACGCGGCGAGATCCTCCGCCGCGCCTTTGACCTGGTCACCGAACGCGCCGAGGATTTCGCGTTGCTGATGACCATGGAGATGGGCAAGCCGCTGGCCGAGGCCCGCGGCGAGGTCACCTATGGTTCCGAATTCCTGCGCTGGTTCTCCGAGGAAGCCGTCCGGGCCTTCGGCCGCTATTCGGTCTCCCCGGACGGAAAGTCCCGGCTGCTGGTCACCAAGAAGCCCGTGGGCCCCTGCCTGCTGATCACGCCGTGGAACTTCCCGCTGGCCATGGCCACCCGCAAGATCGCCCCGGCCGTCGCCGCCGGCTGCACCATGGTCCTTAAGTCCGCGAACCTCACCCCGCTGACCTCCCAGCTGTTCGCCGCGGTCATGCAGGAGGCTGGACTGCCGGCCGGTGTCCTGAACGTCATCCCCACCTCCACGGCCGGTGCCACCACCGGTCCGCTGATCAAGGACCAGCGCCTCCGGAAGCTGTCCTTTACCGGCTCCACCGAAGTGGGCCGCCGCCTGCTCGCCGACGCCTCGGAAACCGTGCTGCGTACCTCCATGGAACTGGGTGGCAACGCACCGTTCGTAGTCTTCGAGGACGCCGACCTGGATGCCGCCGTCGCCGGGGCCATGCTGGCAAAGCTGCGGAACATGGGCGAGGCCTGCACAGCGGCCAACCGCTTCATCGTCCACGAATCCGTGGCCGAGGAGTTCGCCGAGAAGTTCGCCGCAAAAATGGCGGAGATGACCACCGCCCGCGGCACCGAAGCCGAGTCCAAGGTGGGCCCGCTGATCGATGCCAAGAGCCGGGACAAGGTCCACGAACTGGTCTCTGACGCCGTGGCCTCGGGGGCGCGGGCTGTCCTGGGCGGCGCACCTGTGGAGGGGCCGGGCTACTTCTACCAGCCCACCATCCTCACCGGTGTCACCGAGGGCTCCCGGATCCTGTCCGAGGAGATCTTCGGACCCGTGGCCCCGATCACCACCTTCGGCACCGAGGCCGAAGCCGTCCGGCTGGCCAACAACACCGAATACGGCCTGGTTGCCTACGTCTTCACCAAGGACCTGAACCGCGGCATCCGGATGGGCGAGAAGCTTGAAACCGGCATGCTGGGCCTTAACGCCGGCGTAATCTCCAACGCAGCCGCACCCTTTGGCGGTGTCAAGCAGTCCGGCCTGGGCCGCGAAGGCGGCCTCGAAGGGATCGAGGAATACCTCTACACCCAGTACATCGGCATCGCCGACCCCTACGCCGGCTGA
- a CDS encoding transglutaminase TgpA family protein, with translation MTIAPERSTARHEPTAPPPARGGSADRSRVGAYPWAMAGAVGFSVAGAALSLNGVLRGWAWYPPVLTTVFVVCMTLAALRALKAQPLVVTAGGFAALGGILTFTFFRGSSIAGFIPSGNTMSELNRFIRRASETVLAESAPVAPNAGIVMVTCAVLGLTVILIDALAVPLGMPATTGLGLLAILVVPAMVKPQSVGILGFLATVAGYLLILACSQWFAPDARIAADTARNPGQFKRAALTGTAALVATILVPFAIPGFDQGTFPQGSRVNPWGTSTGLNPMITLGNSLRSPSGSGRITYATNATAPMYLRSVTVDNFDGDSWGPDDRDWSRRPVRDELETGYEILADEQLRQVTAVDTGSFTSPYLPVPYAPESIRGLSGRWTWDPSTLSIKGDDTNSRSQQYIVTSSVPKLTAQALDQSSGQVQGISDDFTRVPGNVPDIVRTTADSVTGSSDTAYAKAMAIQKYLRSAEFTYSLQSPVQGGYDGNGLSVLADFLSQKSGYCVHYASAMAVMARLEGIPSRIAVGYAPGRLTGATVSVVGVGALPEFEVDARDAHAWPELYFQGLGWVPFEPTPSRGVPPPYAAETFTPGADSLDSNDDLLASNAPVPAPTPSTTPLPAPGAGGGAAGGTDFLPWLLWSAGGLGLLLVAASPRLIRMGVRAGRLRSTGTTADAVPPAWSELLDLGTDYGLSPHPSETPRAYAARLRNSSLIGEAGGMDEAAHQAVMSLTADFERSRYGRPQPETSPETASGPAATAARQSSAGHGGRTASTAHRIAAVQHSLRANARRSRRLRADWLPPSILGQLGRMLGAPFKAIGSLVQWTAKAAAHSWMRARDGLRRLREG, from the coding sequence GTGACGATTGCACCGGAACGGAGCACAGCACGGCACGAACCAACTGCCCCTCCCCCTGCACGAGGAGGGTCTGCCGATCGTAGCCGGGTGGGAGCCTACCCCTGGGCGATGGCGGGGGCGGTGGGCTTTTCGGTGGCGGGCGCCGCGCTCTCGCTCAATGGCGTCCTTAGGGGCTGGGCCTGGTATCCGCCCGTGCTGACCACGGTCTTTGTGGTGTGCATGACCCTGGCTGCCCTGCGCGCCCTCAAAGCCCAGCCACTGGTGGTTACTGCCGGCGGCTTCGCGGCACTTGGCGGCATCCTGACTTTTACGTTCTTCCGCGGTTCCAGCATCGCCGGCTTTATCCCGTCCGGGAACACCATGTCGGAACTCAACCGTTTCATCCGCCGTGCCAGCGAGACGGTGCTGGCCGAGAGTGCCCCGGTAGCTCCCAACGCCGGGATTGTGATGGTCACGTGCGCCGTCCTGGGGCTGACGGTCATCCTCATCGACGCCCTTGCTGTCCCCTTGGGCATGCCGGCCACCACAGGGCTGGGACTCCTTGCGATCCTGGTTGTTCCGGCGATGGTGAAACCGCAGAGCGTGGGGATTTTGGGCTTCCTCGCCACTGTGGCCGGCTACCTGCTGATTCTTGCCTGCAGTCAATGGTTCGCCCCTGATGCCCGGATAGCCGCTGACACTGCACGTAACCCAGGGCAGTTCAAAAGGGCCGCGCTGACGGGGACTGCTGCGCTTGTTGCCACCATCCTGGTTCCCTTCGCCATACCGGGTTTTGACCAGGGGACTTTTCCGCAGGGCTCCCGAGTGAACCCGTGGGGTACGTCCACGGGCCTGAATCCCATGATCACCCTCGGCAACAGCCTGCGCAGTCCCAGCGGCAGCGGGCGGATCACCTACGCCACCAACGCCACGGCACCGATGTACCTTCGCTCAGTAACTGTGGACAATTTCGACGGCGACTCCTGGGGCCCGGACGACAGGGACTGGTCCCGGCGGCCTGTAAGGGACGAGCTTGAAACCGGGTACGAGATCCTTGCCGACGAACAGCTCCGGCAGGTCACGGCAGTGGATACCGGCAGCTTTACGAGCCCGTACCTTCCGGTGCCCTATGCACCAGAATCAATCCGCGGGCTTAGCGGCCGCTGGACCTGGGATCCTTCCACCCTCAGCATCAAAGGCGACGATACAAATTCCCGAAGTCAGCAATATATTGTGACCTCCTCGGTACCAAAGCTGACGGCCCAGGCGCTGGATCAGTCATCAGGTCAAGTCCAGGGAATATCGGATGACTTCACGAGGGTTCCCGGCAACGTTCCTGACATTGTGAGGACAACGGCGGATTCCGTGACGGGTTCCAGCGATACCGCCTACGCCAAGGCGATGGCTATCCAGAAGTACCTCCGCTCGGCTGAGTTCACGTATTCGCTGCAGTCCCCCGTCCAAGGCGGCTACGACGGAAACGGACTCTCGGTTCTGGCTGATTTCCTGTCCCAGAAAAGCGGGTACTGCGTTCACTATGCCTCAGCCATGGCCGTGATGGCCCGGCTTGAAGGCATCCCCAGCCGCATTGCGGTGGGCTATGCGCCGGGCAGGCTGACGGGGGCCACCGTGTCCGTTGTCGGGGTAGGCGCGTTGCCAGAGTTTGAAGTGGACGCCCGGGACGCCCATGCTTGGCCCGAACTATATTTTCAGGGCCTCGGCTGGGTCCCGTTTGAACCCACCCCTTCCCGCGGTGTGCCTCCGCCGTATGCAGCGGAAACCTTCACCCCCGGCGCCGACAGCCTGGACAGCAATGACGATCTCCTTGCATCCAACGCCCCCGTTCCGGCTCCCACCCCAAGTACCACCCCGCTGCCCGCCCCGGGCGCCGGCGGCGGCGCCGCCGGTGGAACGGACTTCCTTCCCTGGCTGCTCTGGAGTGCCGGGGGCCTTGGCCTCTTGCTGGTGGCAGCGTCCCCCCGACTGATCCGGATGGGCGTACGGGCGGGGCGTTTGAGGAGTACGGGCACCACTGCCGACGCCGTTCCTCCGGCCTGGTCGGAGCTCCTTGACCTGGGCACGGATTACGGTTTGTCCCCGCACCCGAGTGAAACGCCCCGGGCATACGCGGCCCGGCTTCGCAATTCCTCCCTGATAGGCGAGGCCGGCGGAATGGACGAAGCCGCTCATCAGGCTGTTATGTCGCTCACGGCCGATTTCGAACGCAGCAGGTATGGGCGCCCGCAGCCGGAAACTTCACCGGAGACGGCGAGTGGACCGGCAGCAACCGCGGCCCGCCAGTCCTCGGCGGGCCACGGCGGCAGGACGGCATCCACTGCTCACCGCATTGCCGCCGTTCAACATTCCCTGCGCGCAAATGCCCGGCGGTCCCGGCGCCTGCGGGCCGACTGGCTGCCGCCGTCGATCCTCGGACAACTCGGGCGCATGCTCGGTGCGCCTTTCAAAGCAATAGGAAGCCTGGTCCAATGGACGGCGAAAGCCGCCGCGCACTCGTGGATGAGAGCACGCGACGGCTTGCGGCGTTTGCGCGAGGGCTAA
- a CDS encoding DUF58 domain-containing protein — protein sequence MAILDRLPRHLFSQRGWGLLAAGAVSLLSAQIMGRRDLLSLSVLLIVLPLVSLAGIRLVKPRFQVYREFNPSPVETSAPTTVRLAVGRTGLGTGRAIMEERLPHRFGESPAFHFPARSATGGTSRYEYHLRSAHRGQFRIGPVTAEFTDPFGLSLHRQAIDDGDILTVTPAAVELPVTGLAGARGNDGVTATRTRANPSDDDVMTREYRHGDPMRRVHWPATARHGALMVRQEESVTTPEATIILDQRHVAFSGSGGAGFGGNASAEGHEMASSDTFEWAVVMAMSVSAHLAERNYALRVLDVKGDPGFLRSPSAPEPDTEEFSGIGGLQSIAESLAAIQLSGPHHGRRDSGRKTEAVSGRNHGSSQDSGPAAFDDHLMDKLSAHRMRGPLIAVLGRISLAEATALAPAAGYGANAFALIVAERPAEFDDVLEALRQGGWRAAAVAPSVSAATAWRYFDLGGAELDAAAADVRRGAGVAR from the coding sequence ATGGCGATTCTGGACCGGCTGCCCCGGCATCTCTTCAGCCAGCGCGGCTGGGGGCTTTTGGCTGCCGGCGCTGTTTCCCTGCTGTCAGCGCAGATTATGGGACGGCGCGACCTCCTGAGCCTGAGTGTCCTGCTGATTGTCCTGCCGTTGGTATCCCTCGCCGGGATCAGGCTTGTCAAACCTCGTTTCCAGGTTTACCGCGAGTTCAATCCTTCGCCGGTGGAAACTTCCGCCCCCACCACCGTCCGGCTGGCAGTGGGGCGGACCGGGCTGGGCACCGGACGCGCCATCATGGAGGAGCGGCTTCCCCACAGGTTCGGAGAGTCTCCGGCGTTCCACTTCCCGGCACGCTCGGCCACCGGCGGAACCAGCAGGTATGAATACCATCTCCGATCGGCCCACCGGGGCCAGTTCCGCATCGGACCCGTTACCGCTGAGTTCACCGACCCGTTTGGCCTCTCCCTGCACCGGCAGGCCATTGACGACGGCGATATCCTCACCGTCACGCCGGCCGCCGTCGAACTTCCCGTCACCGGGCTCGCCGGTGCACGGGGCAACGACGGCGTCACCGCCACGCGGACCCGCGCAAATCCCAGCGACGATGACGTGATGACCAGGGAATACCGCCACGGCGACCCCATGCGCCGGGTGCACTGGCCGGCTACGGCCCGGCACGGCGCCCTGATGGTGCGGCAGGAGGAGTCGGTGACCACTCCGGAGGCCACCATCATCCTGGACCAGCGGCATGTGGCCTTCTCCGGCAGCGGTGGTGCCGGCTTCGGCGGGAACGCCTCGGCGGAGGGCCACGAGATGGCCAGCAGCGACACCTTCGAGTGGGCCGTGGTGATGGCCATGTCGGTCAGCGCGCACCTGGCTGAACGCAACTATGCCCTTCGGGTGCTTGACGTCAAGGGTGATCCCGGCTTCCTCCGCTCGCCGTCGGCGCCGGAACCGGATACCGAAGAGTTCAGCGGCATAGGCGGCCTGCAGTCCATTGCCGAAAGCCTCGCGGCCATCCAGCTCTCCGGACCCCACCACGGCCGCCGGGACTCCGGCCGCAAGACGGAGGCTGTTTCGGGACGCAACCACGGTAGCTCACAGGATTCCGGCCCCGCAGCCTTTGATGACCACCTCATGGACAAGCTGTCGGCCCACCGCATGCGTGGCCCGCTCATCGCGGTCCTGGGCCGGATCTCCCTGGCAGAAGCCACAGCACTGGCGCCCGCTGCCGGATACGGAGCCAACGCCTTCGCCCTCATTGTTGCCGAGCGGCCCGCAGAATTCGACGACGTCCTGGAGGCGCTGCGGCAGGGCGGCTGGCGTGCCGCCGCGGTGGCTCCGTCGGTTTCGGCGGCCACGGCGTGGAGGTACTTTGACCTTGGCGGAGCAGAACTGGACGCTGCTGCTGCAGATGTCCGGCGCGGTGCGGGGGTGGCACGGTGA
- a CDS encoding AAA family ATPase: MEPHRRTAVNEISPAVRNFAGVTEPVTHMNGHKTAPMDAASFHVASQRILDAINTVIDGKSEAAKLALTVLLAQGHLLLEDVPGVGKTLLAKTLARTIDCTVSRIQFTPDLLPSDVTGVSIYNQSSRLFEFRPGAVFANIVIGDEINRASAKTQSALLECMEEHQVTVDGHSYKLDEPFMVVATQNPIEMEGTYPLPEAQRDRFMARISMGYPDKDSEIEMLETHQATSPLAKVSAVVTAADVAAMIASVQQVYVSQAVKEYTVSVGRTTRESPLLRLGASPRSMLQLLRAAKATAALDGRDFVLPDDVVNVAESVLAHRIILDRKAASAGETPHSVIRGILARLPVNQDLADAPGRTATGTPSASGSRRNH, from the coding sequence ATGGAACCCCACCGACGCACCGCCGTCAATGAAATTTCCCCTGCCGTCCGGAATTTCGCCGGGGTCACTGAACCTGTCACCCACATGAACGGGCACAAGACGGCGCCCATGGACGCAGCATCCTTCCATGTGGCCAGCCAGCGGATCCTGGACGCCATCAATACGGTGATTGACGGGAAGTCGGAGGCAGCCAAGCTGGCCCTGACGGTCCTGCTTGCGCAGGGGCATCTGCTCCTGGAAGACGTGCCGGGCGTGGGCAAGACGCTGCTGGCAAAAACCCTGGCGCGGACCATCGACTGCACGGTCAGCCGCATCCAGTTCACTCCCGATCTCCTGCCGTCCGACGTGACAGGTGTTTCGATCTACAACCAGTCTTCCCGGCTGTTCGAATTCCGCCCCGGCGCGGTCTTCGCCAACATCGTCATTGGCGACGAGATCAACCGCGCCTCGGCGAAGACCCAGTCCGCCCTGCTCGAGTGCATGGAAGAACACCAGGTCACGGTGGATGGCCACTCCTACAAGCTGGATGAGCCCTTTATGGTGGTGGCCACCCAGAATCCCATCGAAATGGAAGGCACCTACCCGCTCCCCGAGGCCCAGCGTGACCGTTTTATGGCCCGCATTTCCATGGGCTATCCGGACAAGGATTCGGAAATCGAAATGCTCGAGACCCACCAGGCAACGTCGCCGCTGGCAAAGGTCTCAGCAGTGGTCACCGCGGCGGACGTCGCGGCGATGATTGCATCGGTTCAACAGGTCTACGTATCCCAGGCCGTCAAGGAATATACGGTGTCTGTGGGCAGAACTACCCGGGAGAGCCCGCTGCTTCGCCTGGGCGCCAGCCCCCGGTCCATGCTGCAGCTGCTGCGGGCCGCGAAGGCCACAGCCGCTCTGGACGGACGGGACTTTGTGCTCCCTGACGATGTTGTCAACGTCGCTGAATCCGTGCTGGCCCATCGGATCATCCTGGACCGCAAGGCTGCCAGTGCCGGAGAGACCCCGCACAGCGTCATCCGGGGGATTCTGGCCAGGCTTCCGGTGAACCAGGACCTGGCGGATGCCCCGGGCCGCACTGCAACCGGCACTCCTTCGGCTTCCGGGTCACGCAGGAATCATTAG